From Cellulophaga lytica DSM 7489, a single genomic window includes:
- a CDS encoding methyltransferase has translation MYEKTYPSKRFKHTLKFLNKHINTTESILDLGVKNPLSKLMTSQGFNVTNTSGEDLDVDFSSVTTSKTEVVTAFEIFEHLLAPLNILKEIKSDKLVASIPLNLWFAPAYRSKTDKWDRHYHEFEDWQFDWLLEKAGWEIKDSAKWTNPINKIGIRPILRSFTPRYYIVYAERKK, from the coding sequence ATGTACGAAAAAACATATCCTAGCAAACGTTTTAAACATACGCTAAAGTTTCTTAATAAACACATTAATACTACAGAGAGTATTTTAGATTTAGGAGTTAAAAACCCTTTATCTAAATTAATGACCTCACAAGGCTTTAATGTAACTAATACTAGCGGAGAAGATTTAGACGTAGATTTTTCTTCTGTAACTACTTCTAAAACAGAAGTTGTAACTGCATTTGAAATTTTTGAGCATTTATTAGCTCCACTTAATATTTTAAAAGAAATAAAGAGTGATAAGCTTGTTGCTAGCATTCCGCTTAACTTATGGTTTGCTCCTGCCTATAGAAGTAAAACTGATAAATGGGATAGACACTACCACGAGTTTGAAGATTGGCAGTTTGACTGGCTTTTAGAAAAAGCTGGCTGGGAAATAAAAGATTCTGCCAAATGGACTAATCCTATAAATAAAATTGGCATTAGACCAATTCTACGTAGTTTTACACCTAGATATTATATTGTATATGCAGAAAGAAAAAAATAA